The following is a genomic window from Neodiprion virginianus isolate iyNeoVirg1 chromosome 1, iyNeoVirg1.1, whole genome shotgun sequence.
ACGGAGACAATTTCTTGCTTCAGATAATAATCACCACTTCACCGTGAGGGCTTGCATGCCATCTAAGTCGCTGGATACGTATTGTGCGGCTGATAAATTTGCCAGTTCCTTTTCCGGGGCAGAAATAAGCTGTTATTACTGCGAATACGATGCTTGCAACCATTCCACTCCCCGAGTCAAGCCTGCCGGTGAATTAGCATTGGGTCTGTTTGCTATTGTCGTTTTAAAATCAGCAGGTCCTATTATCGGCTAGTATAATAGGCCGGTACACTGACGGAAGCGGCAGTTGACTTCAGACAAGAAGATTAAGTAATCTTAGGGATGGGTGGGCCGTCTTGGGTCTGGACGAGGGAACCCTGGATCAACTGGAAGTCGTATTCGAGGGGAGAGGGTCGAGGTGCTTCTGTCAATTTACCAACGCCGACAGGGTTAAGTGGACGCGTGACCCTTACTGGCCGCATCACGCTGCAGGGCTAAGAAAACCGTACGATTAGTGCGTTGTTTCATTGTTgatatattttaaaaacagtTCCGCGGTTAGTTCTGGAGCCGGAAGCAGTGACCGACAAGTGAGGCGGAATTTCATCACGTATCGATGATCCCCGTCCACTTGTAATATGCTTCGCGAGACGACGTGGTCAGACAGATCGTGGAAGATGTTTTGAAACTTTGGATGGTTTAAAGTGAAGTGAATTAACGTTACGTGCCTCATTATATCCAGTTAAGTTGCAGTTAAGTTGAACCACCGAGCTGGGCAGGTTCCTTTTTAGTTCCATTGGATTTAGGTTACTGGGATGCTCCC
Proteins encoded in this region:
- the LOC124310379 gene encoding uncharacterized protein LOC124310379 — its product is MPGNILLWIILGFFGLEITEGQISCYQCNVDKARLSNDCSDPYVPSPLHHLLPCPETEPHHCLKAAIFYNNHHFTVRACMPSKSLDTYCAADKFASSFSGAEISCYYCEYDACNHSTPRVKPAGELALGLFAIVVLKSAGPIIG